In bacterium YEK0313, one genomic interval encodes:
- the gylR_2 gene encoding Glycerol operon regulatory protein: MIKRLPEGRGVQSIEVGGRLLAAMVELGKPAMLRDLAAMAKVTSAQAHAYLVSFRKIGLVDQDAASGRYLLGPFALQLGLTRMREHVPLRMASQAAVELAAETGLMVTVTVWGSHGPTIIDVEESVRPVHVNLRVGAGYTVTGTATGRLFAAFLPDEIVGPLIEKELEAGRSGPTRQQRERMAADFDEIRRRGFATTEGIPVPGINAVSAPVLDHSGQVQFAITLIGPAADLVVKGDSEQALFVRRFAENLSANLGFRPERPGDDAAAPILPFGFGRMRADLVERALPFARPTRRSR; encoded by the coding sequence ATGATCAAAAGGCTTCCAGAGGGCAGGGGCGTTCAATCGATCGAGGTCGGCGGCCGCCTGCTCGCCGCCATGGTCGAGCTTGGCAAACCGGCCATGCTGCGCGATCTCGCGGCCATGGCCAAGGTGACCTCGGCCCAGGCCCACGCCTACCTCGTCAGCTTCCGCAAGATCGGCCTCGTCGACCAGGATGCGGCGAGCGGGCGCTACCTGCTCGGCCCCTTCGCGCTGCAGCTCGGGCTGACGCGCATGCGCGAGCACGTGCCGCTGCGCATGGCGAGCCAGGCCGCAGTGGAGCTCGCCGCCGAAACCGGCCTGATGGTCACGGTCACCGTCTGGGGCAGCCATGGCCCGACCATCATCGATGTCGAGGAATCGGTCCGCCCCGTCCACGTCAATCTGAGGGTCGGCGCCGGCTATACCGTGACCGGCACGGCGACCGGCCGGCTGTTCGCCGCCTTCCTGCCCGACGAGATCGTCGGGCCGCTGATCGAAAAGGAGCTCGAGGCCGGCCGCTCGGGCCCGACGCGACAGCAGCGCGAGCGCATGGCCGCCGATTTCGACGAGATCCGCCGGCGTGGCTTCGCCACCACGGAGGGCATACCGGTGCCCGGCATCAACGCCGTGAGCGCGCCGGTCCTCGACCATAGCGGCCAGGTCCAGTTCGCCATCACGCTGATCGGGCCGGCGGCCGACCTGGTCGTCAAGGGCGACAGCGAGCAGGCGCTGTTCGTACGCCGCTTCGCCGAGAATCTCTCGGCCAATCTCGGCTTCCGGCCGGAACGCCCCGGAGACGATGCGGCCGCGCCGATCCTGCCCTTCGGCTTCGGGCGGATGCGCGCCGACCTGGTCGAGCGCGCCCTGCCATTCGCCCGCCCGACGCGGCGGTCACGCTAG
- the livF_21 gene encoding High-affinity branched-chain amino acid transport ATP-binding protein LivF, translating into MLTLEAVSVFYGPIQAVSAADIAVGEGQVVAIVGANGAGKSTLLKAIAGLAMPRSGRIRFRGEDITTLAPHKRVKAGIALSPEGRQVFPDQSVRDNLELGAYSRRLGAAELARAIDAQFEMFPRLAERRDQPAVTLSGGEQQMLAIARALMGEPKLLLMDEPSLGLAPLIIKEIFATIRRLREAGMTILLVEQMANLALGVADQAYVLETGRIVLAGSGRDMLENERVRAAYLGGAH; encoded by the coding sequence ATGCTGACGCTCGAAGCCGTCTCGGTCTTCTACGGCCCGATCCAGGCGGTGTCGGCGGCGGATATCGCCGTCGGCGAAGGCCAGGTCGTGGCGATCGTCGGGGCCAACGGCGCCGGCAAGAGCACGCTCCTGAAGGCGATCGCGGGTCTCGCCATGCCGAGATCCGGCCGGATCCGCTTCCGCGGCGAGGACATCACGACGCTCGCCCCGCACAAGCGGGTGAAGGCGGGCATCGCGCTCTCCCCCGAGGGGCGTCAGGTGTTCCCCGACCAGAGCGTACGCGACAATCTCGAGCTCGGCGCCTATTCGCGCCGGCTAGGCGCGGCCGAGCTCGCGCGGGCGATCGATGCCCAGTTCGAGATGTTCCCTCGCCTCGCCGAGCGGCGCGACCAGCCGGCCGTGACCCTGTCGGGCGGCGAGCAGCAGATGCTGGCCATCGCGCGGGCGCTGATGGGCGAGCCGAAGCTGCTGCTGATGGACGAGCCCTCGCTCGGCCTCGCGCCGCTGATCATCAAGGAGATCTTTGCGACCATCCGTCGGCTGCGCGAGGCCGGCATGACCATCCTGCTGGTCGAACAGATGGCCAATCTCGCCCTCGGCGTCGCCGACCAGGCCTATGTGCTCGAAACCGGCCGCATCGTGCTCGCGGGCAGTGGCCGCGACATGCTGGAAAATGAGCGGGTCAGGGCCGCCTATCTCGGCGGAGCGCATTGA
- the thiE_2 gene encoding Thiamine-phosphate synthase: MTYPDRFYPVIDSIDWLKRLVALGVGTVQLRAKDLDLAAATALVRSALAVTRGTPTKLVVNDWWQAAIDAGAEHVHLGQEDLATADVPAIRRAGLTLGLSTHDDDELDVALDHAPDYVALGPIYETTIKVMRFGPQGLERIRTWKKRVGAIPLVAIGGITLERGPDVYASGADSIAVVSDVTRHADPDQRVRDWLALAARRG, encoded by the coding sequence ATGACCTATCCTGATCGCTTCTACCCCGTCATCGACAGCATCGACTGGCTGAAACGGCTCGTCGCCCTCGGCGTCGGCACGGTGCAATTGCGCGCCAAGGACCTCGATCTCGCTGCGGCGACCGCCCTGGTCCGTTCGGCGCTCGCCGTGACCCGCGGCACCCCGACCAAGCTGGTGGTCAACGACTGGTGGCAGGCGGCGATCGATGCCGGTGCCGAACATGTCCACCTCGGGCAGGAGGATCTCGCCACCGCCGACGTTCCGGCGATCCGCCGCGCCGGCCTGACGCTCGGCCTGTCGACCCATGACGACGACGAGCTCGACGTCGCGCTCGACCACGCCCCGGACTATGTGGCGCTCGGCCCGATCTACGAGACCACCATCAAGGTCATGCGCTTCGGCCCGCAGGGCCTGGAGCGCATCCGCACCTGGAAGAAGCGCGTCGGTGCGATCCCGCTGGTGGCGATCGGCGGCATCACCCTGGAGCGGGGACCCGACGTCTATGCGAGCGGCGCCGATTCGATCGCTGTCGTCAGCGACGTCACGCGCCATGCCGATCCCGACCAGCGGGTGCGCGACTGGCTGGCGCTCGCCGCAAGGCGAGGCTAG